A region from the Microbacterium lacus genome encodes:
- a CDS encoding glycerophosphodiester phosphodiesterase, giving the protein MPEEAPTDDRIRPLAIVCVLATLSLIIAFLGATPARVSATEMLGQARAAGDSAFIASHRGGGATAPENTLPAISAALAGGFDYVEIDVALTADRVPVLMHDGTVDRTTDGHGPLSALTLAEVKTLDAGSWFAPEFAGTSVPTFTEVLDLLDESGHRAIVELKGEWDADAVAGAVGEITARGLERRVAVSSFDARTLAMTGAASGVVARLFILRHLPDDVVAAAQEAGVRGLVVARRAVIDRPEIVEELHAAGIRVVVYTLNDDTQWDEVTALGVDGIVTDDPATLSLWQQGVAGQR; this is encoded by the coding sequence ATGCCCGAAGAAGCACCGACGGACGACCGGATCCGGCCGCTCGCGATCGTATGCGTGCTTGCCACGCTGAGCCTGATCATCGCGTTCCTGGGGGCGACCCCCGCACGGGTGAGCGCGACCGAGATGCTCGGTCAGGCCCGCGCGGCGGGTGACTCGGCGTTCATCGCGAGTCACCGCGGCGGCGGTGCGACCGCTCCCGAGAACACGCTGCCCGCGATCTCCGCCGCGCTCGCCGGCGGGTTCGACTACGTGGAGATCGACGTCGCCCTCACCGCCGACCGCGTCCCCGTGCTCATGCACGATGGCACGGTGGACCGCACGACCGACGGGCACGGGCCGCTGTCCGCGCTCACGCTCGCAGAGGTCAAGACGCTGGATGCCGGGTCGTGGTTCGCGCCCGAATTCGCCGGCACGAGCGTACCCACCTTCACCGAAGTGCTCGACCTCCTCGACGAATCCGGGCACCGCGCGATCGTCGAATTGAAAGGCGAGTGGGATGCCGATGCCGTGGCGGGCGCCGTCGGCGAGATCACCGCGCGCGGACTCGAGCGTCGTGTCGCCGTCTCGAGCTTCGACGCGCGCACCCTCGCGATGACGGGTGCCGCGTCCGGCGTCGTGGCGCGCCTGTTCATCCTGCGGCACCTTCCCGATGACGTCGTGGCCGCGGCGCAGGAGGCGGGGGTGCGAGGTCTCGTCGTGGCCCGCCGCGCCGTCATCGATCGGCCGGAGATCGTCGAGGAGCTCCACGCCGCCGGCATCCGTGTCGTGGTCTACACCCTGAACGACGACACGCAGTGGGATGAGGTCACCGCGCTGGGGGTGGACGGTATCGTGACCGACGATCCCGCCACGCTGTCGCTGTGGCAGCAGGGCGTCGCGGGTCAGAGATAA